The DNA region CCCCGCCTTGATGTGGGTGTTACTGGGCACATCCCTCTATGCCCTATATCTGGGCATTCTAGTCCGACGCACTCGCAATGCTGAAGGGGAAGCCAAAAAAGAGCTAATCAAAGGCAGGTTTAACGTCCGGCACTACCAAGTTGGTTCATTGCTGTTGGCGTTGATGGTGATAGGCACCCTAATTGGCATGGGCGTTACCTATATCAATAATGGAAAACTCTTTTTCGGACCGCACCTGCTGGCAGGTTTAGGCATGACCGGGATGATAGCAGTTTCTGCTGCACTCTCTCCCTATATGCAAAAAGGTCACAATTGGGCGCGTTACAGTCACATTTTTTTAAATGTTGTGCTTTTGGGACTGTTTGGCTGGCAAGCTGTCAGCGGTGTGGAAATTTTGCAAAGGATCATCAGCAAGATGTAGCCTTTGGGAGGATGCTAATGGCTAATAGCAATTAGCCATTAGCCATTAGGGATTTAGCCATTAGCCCTTTTCTTGGCTTTTTTAGGCACGGGCAAGCCCAGACTGGTATGAAAGTCTTCCTGGACTTTGGGGGTGAGAGACTTAGAAACTTGTCGCACAATTTGAGCCAAGAGGCGATCGCCCGTATTTTGAATCACAGACTTAGGCAACTTGTGAATAAACTTGGGAAACTGAATATAAACGGACAAGTCCAGATGCCACTCAACATAGGTGATCGCAGATACCTGATGTGGGGCGAATCTATCTGCCGGTACTTCCACTAATGTCATCGCCGACTCATAGTCAACGTCATAGCCTGGAGTCACGTAATTCGGAACGGGTACTGTCCGAACTCGATAAACACCTTGATCCCGTGGCAACAGTTCTAAGCCAATTTTTGGCTCCACCTCATAACCAAACGCACCAAAACGCCCGATTACCAAAGCGTAACCATTCTCTCCTAGGGGTTCTACTTGCATGGGGTGAGCGCAGCGGCAGAACCAACCGTGGTGAGTATCTAGATACTTAGCAACCGTTTCGGCATCGGCATACATCTCCATGCAGCTCTCAAAGTGAGTATGAAATCGAGTCGTTTCATTTGTACTCGCGGCTTCTATGGCTGCGTTGTCGGCATCCATGAGACTGGATACTGGATTCAACATTCCTGAGTTAACCTCAAACGGTACCTCAAACGGTTGACGATCGTAGAATTGCGACTGCATCACCTGCTCTCCTGCGCTGGTTGCCGTTTTTCTATATACAGGATGCCCACAATGGGCTGAATTGTTTCCATAGATTCTAATTCTTCAACAAAAGACGACAACGCCTTTGAGTTTCTACAATTAAAAAGTTAGAGTTTACTGCCAACCAAAAAAAATTCTCTGTCCACTCAGCATAGCTTGCGATTCTAAAGACTGGACACGGGTAATTTACGGAGAAATTAATGAAAGCATTTGTAGCAGGGGCAACGGGCGAGACAGGTCGTCGGATTGTACAAGAGCTAGTGCAGCGGAATATACCTGTTCGAGCGTTAGTTCGAGACATCGAAAAAGCTAGACAGATTCTACCAGATGCCGCTGAATTGGTAGTGGGCGATGTTTTACAGCCAGAAAGCCTCTCTTCTGCCCTAGGTGATAGTACGGTTTTACTGTGCGCCACAGGTTCTAGCCCTGGCTTAGACCCGACGGGACCCTACAAGGTGGACTACGAAGGCACTAAAAATCTAGTGGATGCTGCCAAGGCGAAGGGAATCGAGCATTTTGTGCTGGTTTCTTCAATTGGTGCTTCTCAAGTTTTGCACCCACTGAATCTATTCTGGCTAGTTCTGGTGTGGAAGAAGCAAGCAGAGGAATATATTCAGAAAAGCGGGTTGACCTACACAATTGTGCGACCGGGAGGCCTCAAAAACGAAGAGAACTCAGAGCCAATCGCTATGTACAAGGCTGACACTCTGTCTTTAAGTGGCAGCATTCCCCGTACTAAGGTCGCGAAAGTGTGTGTCGAAGCGCTATTTCAACCATCGGCTCGCAATAAAATTGTTGAAATCATTACCAAGGCAGAGGCTCCTGA from Coleofasciculus sp. FACHB-T130 includes:
- a CDS encoding DUF4079 domain-containing protein, yielding MSLEIPVSIKPWLNFIHPALMWVLLGTSLYALYLGILVRRTRNAEGEAKKELIKGRFNVRHYQVGSLLLALMVIGTLIGMGVTYINNGKLFFGPHLLAGLGMTGMIAVSAALSPYMQKGHNWARYSHIFLNVVLLGLFGWQAVSGVEILQRIISKM
- a CDS encoding DUF1997 domain-containing protein; amino-acid sequence: MDADNAAIEAASTNETTRFHTHFESCMEMYADAETVAKYLDTHHGWFCRCAHPMQVEPLGENGYALVIGRFGAFGYEVEPKIGLELLPRDQGVYRVRTVPVPNYVTPGYDVDYESAMTLVEVPADRFAPHQVSAITYVEWHLDLSVYIQFPKFIHKLPKSVIQNTGDRLLAQIVRQVSKSLTPKVQEDFHTSLGLPVPKKAKKRANG
- a CDS encoding NAD(P)H-binding protein, with the protein product MKAFVAGATGETGRRIVQELVQRNIPVRALVRDIEKARQILPDAAELVVGDVLQPESLSSALGDSTVLLCATGSSPGLDPTGPYKVDYEGTKNLVDAAKAKGIEHFVLVSSIGASQVLHPLNLFWLVLVWKKQAEEYIQKSGLTYTIVRPGGLKNEENSEPIAMYKADTLSLSGSIPRTKVAKVCVEALFQPSARNKIVEIITKAEAPEKSWEQMFASVA